A single genomic interval of Lathyrus oleraceus cultivar Zhongwan6 chromosome 7, CAAS_Psat_ZW6_1.0, whole genome shotgun sequence harbors:
- the LOC127105304 gene encoding histone H3.2 has protein sequence MARTKQTARKSTGGKAPRKQLATKAARKSAPATGGVKKPHRFRPGTVALREIRKYQKSTELLIRKLPFQRLVREIAQDFKTDLRFQSSAVSALQEAAEAYLVGLFEDTNLCAIHAKRVTIMPKDIQLARRIRGERA, from the coding sequence ATGGCACGTACCAAGCAAACCGCTCGCAAGTCCACCGGCGGCAAAGCCCCAAGGAAGCAACTGGCAACCAAAGCTGCTCGCAAGTCTGCTCCGGCAACCGGAGGAGTAAAGAAGCCACATCGTTTCAGGCCAGGAACTGTCGCTCTCCGTGAGATCCGCAAGTACCAGAAGAGCACTGAGCTTTTGATCCGCAAGCTTCCTTTCCAGCGTCTTGTTCGTGAAATTGCTCAAGATTTCAAAACTGACCTCCGTTTCCAGAGCTCTGCCGTGTCTGCACTCCAAGAAGCTGCTGAGGCTTACCTCGTTGGACTCTTTGAGGACACTAACCTCTGCGCAATTCATGCCAAGCGTGTCACTATTATGCCTAAGGATATCCAGCTCGCTAGGCGTATTAGAGGCGAGCGTGCTTGA